A genomic segment from Helicobacter sp. 12S02232-10 encodes:
- a CDS encoding phage antirepressor KilAC domain-containing protein: MGATPNLSNQIQIQKTKIQDNETLGVNARELWKALEVGKDFSTWIKDRISKYGFVANEDFIIINSLTNFGEQANKGNAGGQNRIDYILTLDTAKQIAMVENNQIGMEVRRYFITCEKSLHSKKVPTNYIEALELALLQAKEIQSLENQIQNDKPLVSFANSVANASNAIPIGDFAKLLFDENIKIGQNRLFKWLRENKYILPNNQPYQEMLERGYLKVIEQTYKTPYGDRVSTKTLITGKGQIFLTEKLKESLFDEVVI, translated from the coding sequence AAATCCAAAAAACTAAAATCCAAGACAATGAAACTCTAGGCGTGAATGCTAGAGAATTATGGAAAGCATTGGAAGTCGGAAAGGATTTTAGCACTTGGATTAAAGACAGAATCAGTAAGTATGGTTTTGTTGCAAATGAGGATTTTATCATAATCAATTCGCTCACCAATTTTGGGGAGCAAGCAAATAAGGGCAATGCAGGTGGTCAGAATAGAATAGACTATATCCTCACTCTAGATACTGCCAAACAAATTGCTATGGTAGAAAACAATCAAATCGGAATGGAAGTCAGGCGTTATTTTATCACCTGTGAAAAATCCCTCCATTCAAAAAAAGTTCCAACCAATTATATTGAAGCTTTAGAATTAGCTTTACTTCAAGCCAAAGAAATCCAAAGCTTAGAGAATCAAATCCAAAATGATAAACCTTTAGTGAGTTTTGCAAATTCAGTCGCCAATGCTTCCAATGCCATTCCAATTGGGGATTTTGCAAAACTTCTTTTTGATGAAAACATTAAAATTGGACAAAACCGCCTCTTTAAATGGTTAAGAGAGAATAAATACATCCTTCCTAATAACCAACCTTATCAAGAAATGTTAGAAAGAGGTTATTTAAAAGTCATCGAACAAACTTATAAAACCCCTTATGGCGATAGAGTTTCTACTAAAACACTCATTACAGGTAAGGGTCAAATCTTTTTGACGGAGAAATTAAAAGAATCACTCTTTGATGAGGTTGTAATATGA